In a genomic window of Scyliorhinus torazame isolate Kashiwa2021f chromosome 5, sScyTor2.1, whole genome shotgun sequence:
- the LOC140420489 gene encoding uncharacterized protein, protein MEKPWKCEDCGKGFTAPHELARHQHSHTGERSFTSQCLKGFTAIGSLRRHERVHTGERPFICTVCEKGFTDIGSLRRHERVHTGERPFICTVCDKGFTDISSLRRHERVHTGERPFTCSQCDKGFTDIGSLRRHERVHTGERPFICTVCDKGFTHLHNLQTHQRVHTGERPFICTVCDKGFTRLPHLQRHQRVHTGEKPFICTVCDKGFTQLSHLQRHQRVHTGEKPYICTVCDMGFTQLSNLRSHNVTHTKSRPFKCSDCRKGFKSAQLLMSHQRIHTEERPFSCSHCTKRFQTSSRLRRHQRVHTGKKPFTCSHCGEGFTQSSNMLKHQRVHK, encoded by the coding sequence atggagaaaccatggaaatgtgaggattgtgggaagggattcacagccccacacgagctggcaaggcatcaacacagtcacactggagagaggtcgttcacctctcagtgtttaaagggattcactgccattggcagcctgcggagacacgaacgagttcacactggggagaggccattcatctgcactgtgtgtgaaaaggggttcactgacattggcagcctgcggagacacgaacgagttcacaccggggagaggccattcatctgcactgtgtgtgataagggattcactgacattagcagcctgcggagacacgaaagagtccacactggagagaggcctttcacctgctctcagtgtgataagggattcactgacattggcagcctgcggagacacgaacgagttcacaccggagagaggccattcatctgcactgtgtgtgataagggattcactcatttacacaacctgcagacccaccagcgagttcacaccggggagagaccattcatctgcactgtgtgtgataagggatttactcggttaccccacctgcagagacaccagagagttcacaccggggagaagccgttcatctgcactgtgtgtgataagggattcactcagttatcccacctgcagagacaccagcgagttcacaccggggagaagccgtacatctgcactgtgtgtgatatgggattcactcaattatccaacctgcgtagccacaatgtcactcacaccaagagcaggccctttaaatgctctgactgcaggaagggtttcaaaagcgctcagctactgatgtcccaccagcgcattcacactgaggagagaccgttcagctgctctcactgcacaaagaggtttcaaacatcatccagattgcggagacaccagcgagttcacactggaaagaagccattcacctgctctcactgtggggagggattcactcagtcgtccaacatgctgaaacaccaaagggttcacaagtga